The Halichoerus grypus chromosome 9, mHalGry1.hap1.1, whole genome shotgun sequence genome has a window encoding:
- the HMGA1 gene encoding high mobility group protein HMG-I/HMG-Y isoform X2 — MSESSSKSSQPLASKQEKDGTEKRGRGRPRKQPPKEPSEVPTPKRPRGRPKGSKNKGAAKTRKTTTTPGRKPRGRPKKLEKEEEEGISQESSEEEQ, encoded by the exons atgaGCGAGTCGAGCTCGAAGTCCAGCCAGCCCTTGGCCTCCAAGCAGGAAAAGGACGGCACTGAGAAGCGGGGGCGGGGCAGGCCGCGCAAGCAGCCTCCG AAGGAACCCAGCGAAGTGCCAACACCTAAGAGACCTCGGGGCCGACCAAAGGGAAGCAAAAACAAGGGTGCTGCCAAGACCCGG AAAACTACCACAACTCCAGGGAGGAAACCAAGGGGCAGACCCAAAAAACTG gagaaggaggaagaagagggcatCTCGCAGGAGTCCTCCGAGGAGGAGCAGTGA
- the HMGA1 gene encoding high mobility group protein HMG-I/HMG-Y isoform X1: protein MSESSSKSSQPLASKQEKDGTEKRGRGRPRKQPPVSPGTALVGSQKEPSEVPTPKRPRGRPKGSKNKGAAKTRKTTTTPGRKPRGRPKKLEKEEEEGISQESSEEEQ, encoded by the exons atgaGCGAGTCGAGCTCGAAGTCCAGCCAGCCCTTGGCCTCCAAGCAGGAAAAGGACGGCACTGAGAAGCGGGGGCGGGGCAGGCCGCGCAAGCAGCCTCCGGTGAGTCCCGGGACGGCGCTGGTAGGGAGTCAG AAGGAACCCAGCGAAGTGCCAACACCTAAGAGACCTCGGGGCCGACCAAAGGGAAGCAAAAACAAGGGTGCTGCCAAGACCCGG AAAACTACCACAACTCCAGGGAGGAAACCAAGGGGCAGACCCAAAAAACTG gagaaggaggaagaagagggcatCTCGCAGGAGTCCTCCGAGGAGGAGCAGTGA